The Bacteroidota bacterium sequence TTACCGGATCCATCCACATCAATTCCACTAAACTGGACAAAACGAAATGAATTATCCGAAACATATACAGAGTTTGAAAATGAAGAAGCTGCAGCATCCTTTCTTCTCACGGCTATAGTATTTAAATTATTCGGTCCGCCAACTTCGTAATACGCGCAATAAAGATTGTTCTGATACGCCGAATTTGAACAATCCACAGCAAGCCACTCCTTGTCAGCAGCCGGGCCATTGAATAAGGAGGGGTCAAACAATGCTGAAAACGGTCCTGTGGTTTCAATAATAGAAGCATTCGCACCTCTTTGCCAGGTAATGCCGCCATCATCAGAATAAGCCCAAAGCAATTGCCAGGTGATCGATGTAAATCCCTGTAAATACAGATTTATCCAGCTTGTATACACTCTTCCATTTTTATCAAAGGCAAAATTCGGATCCCCTCCTCCGGCTATTGTTACCCCTGAAACAGTTGGAAGAGGATCAAATGAACTTCTTGTCCAGGTAGAACCAAAGTCCTGTGTATAATAAATATGATTTACCGGAACATCCGTTGTGGCTGAACCATTTGGATCCACAGCATTCGCGGAACAGACCCAGTTATTGCTATCCAGAGGGTTCATTGCCGCATGAAGTTCTGATTCCGCCTCGCTCCCGCCGCTGACAACCCTTTCTGTGGTATTTATCCGATCCGAAAAATATTGACGTGCTTCTGAACGATATTGAACCGGAATATGACGAACAAATTTATCATCCTTGAAAATTCCGGGTCTGATTTTCTCCTGAAGAATGCCACGCACTATTTTATTAGCAGTTTCCTTGCTTACACGACCCTGTCCGGAAGAAGTGGATTGGAGTAAAAATGCAGAAAGTGCAATGAATAATAAAGCAATGCGTTTCATAGCTCAGGGGTTTTAATAAAACTAAATATACAAATTCTTATGATATTGCTGACCCAGAAGACCGGTTCAGATTTTTCACAATCCGGATCAATTACCGCACAAAAAATAAAATTGATTAAGCAACTCCTTCCACAAAGTACATATCAATTTCACCTTTGTTTTTGGCCTGAATTTTTCCGCGATGGAAGCATTTGAATTTATCCTTCACAAGTTCATAGGTCGTACCGGAAATGTTCACCTTTCCTGTTTCACCACTACTTTCCATACGGGATGCTGTATTTACGGTGTCGCCCCAGATATCGTATGCAAACTTTTTAATACCAACAATACCGGCAACCACCGGGCCTGTGTGAATTCCTAACCGGAGCTCAAAGTAAGGCTGATCTTTTTGCATCCTTTCCTTTTTATTACGGGCAATGAATTCCTGCATTTCAATACCGGCTCTGACCACATCTTCGGGATGACTGGAGTTTGCTACCGGTAAACCACCTGCGCACATGTAGGCATCACCAATGGTTTTGATTTTTTCAATATTGTATTTGGTTACAATTTTATCGAATTCACTGTAACAATAATTAATTTCCTGCACCAGTTCTTCCGCGGAAAGTCTTTCGCTGGCTTGTGTAAAATTTTTAAAATCTGTAAAGAGCACTGATACAGAATCAAAACTTTTAGCTTTCGCGGTTCCGGTTGCCTTTAACTCTTCCGCCGTTTCTTCCGGCAGGATGTTCAGCAACAATTCATCGCTGCGTTTTTTCTCTTTTGAGATCCTGTTTCGTTGTGTAAAAAACACACCTGCAAATAATAATACCACCGCGAAACCGCCTATGAAACTATTTCTTACAAGCTTTTGTCTGCTGATTTCCTTTGCCTTCAATTCCTGGTCTTTTGTGAGCAGGTTTATCTGTCCTTCTTTCTTTTCGATATCAAAGGTAAATTGAAGCGTTCCCAGTTTTTTATTCGCGTCAATATTGTATAATGTATCCTTGATTCCGATCAGAAGCTCCAGGTATTTATTTGCATTGGCATAATCTTTTTGTGCCGTATAAACTTTTGACAAGCCCTCATAAATATCACGAAGCCCATAGTTAGAGCCGATTTCTTTCGCGAAGTTTTCTGCCTCCTTATAACTGGAAAGAGCGGATTGATAATCCCGCTTCTCCAGATATGTCTGGGCCAGACCTACCAAAGAAATGGATATATCGCTTTTTGCTTCCAGACTTTTAGCAATATCATAAGCCTTTTTCTGGATGGCGATTGCCTTGTCATAATTCTTCTGTTTCTTATAGACCAGTCCAATATCGTTCAGGGTGTAGGGTTCGTCCTGAGTGCCTTCAACAGCTTTGAGGGATATTTCATAATAATAAAGGGCTGAATCAAGTACGCCATTGTTATAATAGATCTCTCCGATATTCACTGTAATCGCTCCAATTGAGCCGGCATCCCTTTCCGCCATCGCTTCACAGAGATCATAAGCTCTGATGAGATAACTGAGTGCTTCGGGGTAGGTGTTCTGTTTCAGAGCATACACAGCACCCACGTTTCCCATACAAGTGACCATACGGAGTGTATCGTTGATCGCCTCCGCGATTTTGAGTGACTTCAAAAACAATTCAAGGGCTTTTACATCATCTCCTTTATTGAAATAGATATTACCCATGTTGCTGTAGATGTTCGCCGCTCCTTTTTTGTCACCTATAGAGTCAAATACCGCCAGTGAAGACTCGTAATTCTGGAGCGCTTTCACATAATCTCCTTTATTAAAATGACTGATGGCAATTGCTTTGTAAGAAAGAGCAAACCCTTTGGCATATCGAATTTTTACAGCCAGTTGGTTTGCCTGTTCTGCAAAATGTAAACTCAACTGGACATTGGATGCCAGGTAGGTCTTTGAGAGTTCAATCAGCGCATTCACACTGGTTGAATCGTTACGATTGAGGTTAATGATTGCTTTTAGACTATCCTGCTCCCGGCTTTGGGCAAAAGCACCGGAACAGTACATGATAAAAATGAAAAGGGGCAATAGACTAATTCGATACATATTCAGCCTGGTTTTCAGAAATCCAATCTGAATCAAAGAAACAATTTTTTATTTTAACAGAAAAAAGTCAAAATCCCCAAGCAATTCCGGAGACAGTTAATGTCCAATTGACTGAAGACTAGTGTAATTATTTGAACTACACATTTGGTATTTTTTGATTTAAAGTAACATTTACCAGAAGTCGGGATAAAGTCCGGCAAGTCTGAACCGGTTTTTAGTATTCAAAATGAAATCGAAAATCAGATAAAGGATATTAAAAAACCCAATCCGGACAGGATCGGGTTTAAATAGAAAATGAGAGACAGGGTCTCTCATTTAGTGTTTTGTCTAAACAGGAAAGCATGTTCAATATTGATTTAGCATGCTCAATAACAGATTCAGCGAATCGTATCTCCTCCGGTGATTTATCAGTACGGAAAAACCGTTGATAATATTCCTTAGGAAATTCCTGTATTGGACTGGAGCTTGGATTTCAGCGGATTTGGTTTCGCTTTTCTTCCACCAACAACGGCTTTTGCTTCACTTTTGGAAAGCTTTTTTCCGTAAGCCGGGCTCTTTGGGTTTTTCTCGTTTTTCATTTTTTTAAATTTTAAAATTGATTTTACTGATTATTCACAGGGGAGAGACGTTACACTTGAAAATCTAATCAATTCGATTAAGAAATTCCTGTGCTTGATTGAAGTTTTGATTTGGAAACATTTCCTTTAACGGTTCTGCCACCAACAACAGCTTTAGATTCTTTCTTAGTAAGTTTTTTGCCAGCTGGTTTTTTTGTAGTTGAGTTTTTCATGACTTTATTTTTTTTTGTTTTTAAGCTTACTCTGTTTGCCCTCCAGAGAGGGAGAGGATTTTCTGCTTTCTCCTCCATTTGTTTTAAATGATGACTCTAAGATACATTCAGAATCATCTGATAGATATACAAAATGTATATCCGGTGGGACTTTTGGATAAGTGGCGGATTTTAATCATCAGATGGACATTTTCCGGATTTGTGGTAAAAAAGGCCTTAATGAGGAGCATTTTCGCAACAAAACGTTGAATTTGGCCCAAAATGCAAATAAAACCATTCTGTCAATCAAAATTCCCCGAAATCAAGCTATTTCTGATATTCAAATCTGGAAGCTGAAATTATTCTGTCCGAGGCCGACAGATCTTGCTTTGCCGACATCAGCCCTTTTGTATCATACTGGTAGATTGTCCGACTTTGAAATTCAGTGCCATTCATGTGTATTTCCTCAATAAGTTGTCCGGAAGCATTATAAGTATACTGAATGCTTGAATGTACTTTCTCATCAGGATAAGTCTGTACGGATGAAATTTTATTCCCTGCAGTATCATAATTATATTCCCAACGATAACGAAACTCTCCTCCCGGTCCGAACTCAGAATCTTTAATCAAACGACCCTGTTTATACTCAAATACATTTTTTGCTTTAAACCCTTCGGGCCAATACCAGGAAAGTTCTTTCAGTTTCCCCTTGTCGTCATAAGCCGAAACATTTCGGTATTTGTATGTCCCATCAGGAAGATAGAAATAATAATCCCTGCGTTCACCTTTTTCGTTATAAAGAATAACAACACGATAAAGCAGACTGCTATCCGCATTCAAGGCGATGCAAGAATCCATGTTGCCGGCTGCATTGTACCAGTATTTTACAAAACAATCCGGGATACTATCATGTGTGAATAGAACTTCATTTTTCAACAGACCTGTTTTATCAAATTTTCTAATGTGAACAGGAAACTCTTTTTGTTTCACCCCTGCAAAAAAAACTGCTTTCCATTCTGTGATGCTCAGAATTTGTTTTGAGCGAATAAGTTCCCTTTCTTTTTTCTCCGGATCATTCTCCGGATTCACACCGGAGCAGGCGAAAAACAATAACGTCGCCAAGACTGCAAACAAGGCAATGAATACAGGTTTTGATAATCTAATGATCCGGTATTTCATTTTTAGCAATTTAACATTTCAGGTATTTTCAAAAACATTCTGACATTTACAGTTGATTGAGCCGATCAAATAATTGCTGCTGGCTAACCCAAATATAATCGCCGCGAATCTGGAAAAGGCCGGTATCAACCGGAGTTGTAAGATCCACGCTTGTAGCCTCCAGTTTCATTGTTAAGTGATTGATCGTATGCGTGTACTCCAGAAACAGAAAGTCCATTGCATGAAAAGGCGAGTTCCCATAAGAGAATTTAATATTCTTATCGTAATAAATTTCCGTTTGTGTTCCTGTGTCCACGTTTTTCGCGATCGCTTTGTTGCATGTGATTCCGGCAATTATCTTGGTATCCTTTGTTTCAGAAAAATCCAGTTTTTCCGAATTTTCATTCGAAGCAATTTCTTCCGGTGTTAATTTACAACCGAAATTTGCTCTGAGTTGATCAATTAACAGGCTCACATATTTTTTGTTTTGATGATCCAGGAGATTCACCATTTGTATCATCCCCATTCCTCCGGAAGCGATAAAGGCAGCTTTTTCCTTTTTAAAAATGAGTACAATTTCTTTAGGAAAAAAGGCCGACTTCATTCCGTAATTCATGCTATCCGGGTAGGTAATTTTATAAACGACAGTACCTTCCCCGTATTCCGCTTTTTTATCCCCTGCGGAACGACAGCCACTGAAACAGACTATCAGGAATACGCCCAGGCAAGAAAGTACAAAATTCAATTTCTTCATATTTAAAGATACCTCATTCCGGATAAAAAACAACATCCCGGTAAAATTTTACCGGGATGTCAAATGTACATGAACAGTGGTTAAAGATCAATCTATCTGAAGATCACAACCGGATGAACACAGTTTAATATTCAGTGTTGGTTGCTCCTTTCATCTGTACATGGCAATTTACAGTTACGTCACCTGCGCCAATGTGTGAAGAACTAATATAATAATCCGCTTTTGGATTGAATTTGAATTGACCTTCGAAAATGAATGCCCAGTTGTAGTTTGCACCTGAAGTCCATTTTGTTTTGCCTTCATACACGAAGTACATATCCACAGGTTTTTCTATCATAGTATTGAATGGGCCAGTATAACCAAGAGTTGTGTCAGCAGGATAGATACCGCCTGTTGGGTGTTTGTAGAATGATTTCAAAATGCCATGGCAAAGGTAGCCATCACCGTATTTCTCAACAGAAACACTGCGGAAAGTTGCTGTATCTGTTTCGGGAAGAGCTGTCAATGCGTCGATTGTATCAACATTTAATGTTTTACGAACACAACCACCTGCAAGCGCATCACGAACCGGTTCAAATGTATTCACGGATGAAAGAAGTACGTATCCTTCAATTTCGATTGCAGTTGGATCTGCTTCATTGAATACAAAGGTTGTAACCTCGAATACATTGAATCCACCTGGAAGTATTGCACCTCCTGTATGATCCGGGAATGCGAAATCAAGTTTACTGTGAATTTCCCAATCTACTTTACGATAGCTGGTGTTTGCATTTATAGTATCCATTGCGATTTTAAGAGTTCCAACAGCTGCCATATTTACCAATTCAACATCCTGAGTAAAATCAGATGTACCAAGAGTAATGGCATAACCGGGATCGGTAACAAAATTAACACCATTTACATATCTGTAATTTGTGTTATCAGTATTGTATTTAGCTGTCAGGAAATAAGATCCCGGCAATAAATATGGCAATGTATAATTACCACTTGCATCAGCAAAAGTTGTAGCAGCAAGACTACCGGATGCGGAAGAACCTACATAGAGATTAATCACAGCACCTTTGGCAGCAACATAAGCGCCAGTATAGTCAGGATAAGTTACAGCACCTGTAATAGCT is a genomic window containing:
- a CDS encoding tetratricopeptide repeat protein, which encodes MYRISLLPLFIFIMYCSGAFAQSREQDSLKAIINLNRNDSTSVNALIELSKTYLASNVQLSLHFAEQANQLAVKIRYAKGFALSYKAIAISHFNKGDYVKALQNYESSLAVFDSIGDKKGAANIYSNMGNIYFNKGDDVKALELFLKSLKIAEAINDTLRMVTCMGNVGAVYALKQNTYPEALSYLIRAYDLCEAMAERDAGSIGAITVNIGEIYYNNGVLDSALYYYEISLKAVEGTQDEPYTLNDIGLVYKKQKNYDKAIAIQKKAYDIAKSLEAKSDISISLVGLAQTYLEKRDYQSALSSYKEAENFAKEIGSNYGLRDIYEGLSKVYTAQKDYANANKYLELLIGIKDTLYNIDANKKLGTLQFTFDIEKKEGQINLLTKDQELKAKEISRQKLVRNSFIGGFAVVLLFAGVFFTQRNRISKEKKRSDELLLNILPEETAEELKATGTAKAKSFDSVSVLFTDFKNFTQASERLSAEELVQEINYCYSEFDKIVTKYNIEKIKTIGDAYMCAGGLPVANSSHPEDVVRAGIEMQEFIARNKKERMQKDQPYFELRLGIHTGPVVAGIVGIKKFAYDIWGDTVNTASRMESSGETGKVNISGTTYELVKDKFKCFHRGKIQAKNKGEIDMYFVEGVA